Proteins from a single region of Streptococcus mitis:
- the dnaK gene encoding molecular chaperone DnaK → MSKIIGIDLGTTNSAVAVLEGTESKIIANPEGNRTTPSVVSFKNGEIIVGDAAKRQAVTNPDTVISIKSKMGTSEKVSANGKEYTPQEISAMILQYLKGYAEDYLGEKVTKAVITVPAYFNDAQRQATKDAGKIAGLEVERIVNEPTAAALAYGLDKTDKEEKILVFDLGGGTFDVSILELGDGVFDVLSTAGDNKLGGDDFDQKIIDHLVAEFKKENGIDLSTDKMAMQRLKDAAEKAKKDLSGVTSTQISLPFITAGEAGPLHLEMTLTRAKFDDLTRDLVERTKVPVRQALSDAGLSLSEIDEVILVGGSTRIPAVVEAVKAETGKEPNKSVNPDEVVAMGAAIQGGVITGDVKDVVLLDVTPLSLGIETMGGVFTKLIDRNTTIPTSKSQVFSTAADNQPAVDIHVLQGERPMAADNKTLGRFQLTDIPAAPRGIPQIEVTFDIDKNGIVSVKAKDLGTQKEQTIVIQSNSGLTDEEIDRMMKDAEANAEADKKRKEEVDLRNEVDQAIFATEKTIKETEGKGFDAERDAAQAALDDLKKAQEDNNLDEMKAKLEALNEKAQGLAVKLYEQAAAAQQAQAGAEGAQATGNAGDDVVDGEFTEK, encoded by the coding sequence ATGTCTAAAATTATCGGTATTGACTTAGGTACAACAAACTCAGCAGTTGCAGTTCTTGAAGGAACTGAATCAAAAATCATCGCAAACCCAGAAGGAAACCGCACAACTCCATCTGTAGTCTCATTCAAAAACGGCGAAATCATCGTTGGTGACGCTGCAAAACGTCAAGCAGTTACAAATCCAGATACAGTCATCTCTATCAAATCTAAAATGGGAACTTCTGAAAAAGTTTCTGCTAACGGAAAAGAATACACTCCACAAGAAATCTCAGCTATGATTCTTCAATACTTGAAAGGTTATGCTGAAGACTACCTTGGTGAAAAAGTAACGAAAGCAGTTATCACAGTTCCAGCTTACTTCAACGATGCTCAACGTCAAGCAACAAAAGACGCTGGTAAAATCGCTGGTCTTGAAGTAGAACGTATCGTTAACGAACCAACAGCAGCAGCCCTTGCTTACGGTTTGGACAAGACTGACAAAGAAGAAAAAATCTTGGTATTTGACCTTGGTGGTGGTACATTCGACGTATCTATCCTTGAATTGGGTGACGGTGTCTTCGACGTATTGTCAACTGCAGGGGACAACAAACTTGGTGGTGACGACTTTGACCAAAAAATCATCGACCACTTGGTAGCAGAATTCAAGAAAGAAAACGGTATTGACTTATCTACTGACAAGATGGCAATGCAACGTTTGAAAGATGCAGCTGAAAAAGCGAAGAAAGACCTTTCTGGTGTAACTTCAACTCAAATCAGCTTGCCATTTATCACTGCAGGTGAGGCTGGACCTCTTCACTTGGAAATGACTTTGACTCGTGCTAAATTTGACGATTTGACTCGTGACCTTGTAGAACGTACAAAAGTTCCAGTTCGTCAAGCCCTTTCAGATGCAGGTTTGAGCTTGTCAGAAATCGATGAAGTTATCCTTGTTGGTGGGTCAACTCGTATCCCAGCCGTTGTAGAAGCTGTTAAGGCTGAAACTGGTAAAGAACCAAACAAATCAGTAAACCCTGACGAAGTAGTTGCTATGGGTGCTGCCATCCAAGGTGGTGTGATTACTGGTGATGTCAAAGACGTTGTCCTTCTTGACGTAACACCATTGTCACTTGGTATCGAAACAATGGGTGGTGTCTTCACAAAACTCATCGACCGTAACACAACAATTCCAACATCTAAATCACAAGTCTTCTCAACTGCAGCAGACAACCAACCAGCCGTTGATATCCACGTTCTTCAAGGTGAACGCCCAATGGCAGCAGATAACAAGACTCTTGGACGTTTCCAATTGACAGATATCCCAGCTGCACCTCGTGGAATTCCTCAAATCGAAGTAACATTTGACATCGACAAGAACGGTATCGTGTCTGTTAAAGCTAAAGACCTTGGAACTCAAAAAGAACAAACAATTGTGATCCAATCAAACTCAGGTTTGACTGATGAAGAAATTGACCGCATGATGAAAGATGCAGAAGCAAACGCTGAAGCAGATAAGAAACGTAAAGAAGAGGTTGACCTTCGTAACGAAGTAGACCAAGCTATCTTCGCAACTGAAAAGACTATCAAGGAAACTGAAGGCAAAGGCTTCGATGCAGAACGTGACGCTGCCCAAGCTGCCCTTGATGACCTTAAGAAAGCTCAAGAAGACAACAACTTGGACGAAATGAAAGCGAAACTTGAAGCGTTGAACGAAAAAGCTCAAGGACTTGCGGTTAAACTCTACGAACAAGCTGCAGCAGCGCAACAAGCTCAAGCAGGAGCAGAAGGTGCACAAGCAACAGGAAACGCAGGCGATGACGTCGTAGACGGAGAGTTTACTGAAAAGTAA
- a CDS encoding DJ-1/PfpI family protein, translating to MKKVLCVIYPNFSLYEISALTSTLALSFDITIDYVASENSMVVSEDGLPCQPTKTLDQIRIEDYSCVILPGMVNIGPALQDEKLNSFLKGLGKQDILIAAISSAPLLLAKAGLLNDTKFTGGIWQNFFDYFEFLPRENFKAKAVLKDKNIITAIGFAHLEFARKVIFSLGLEENTDNYFKEQNEYAEEDLIFTLSDEEFDQVKQSIENSL from the coding sequence ATGAAAAAAGTACTTTGTGTCATTTATCCTAATTTTTCTCTTTATGAGATAAGCGCTTTAACGAGTACTTTAGCTCTGTCTTTTGATATCACGATTGATTATGTAGCTTCTGAGAATTCGATGGTGGTCTCTGAGGATGGTTTGCCCTGTCAACCGACGAAAACATTGGATCAGATCCGTATAGAAGATTATTCTTGTGTGATTTTGCCAGGAATGGTAAATATAGGTCCTGCTCTACAGGATGAAAAATTAAATTCTTTTTTGAAGGGACTTGGTAAGCAGGATATCTTAATTGCAGCCATTTCTTCAGCGCCCCTTTTATTGGCGAAAGCAGGTTTATTAAACGACACGAAATTTACAGGTGGAATTTGGCAAAACTTCTTTGACTATTTTGAATTTCTTCCTCGGGAAAATTTCAAAGCAAAAGCTGTCCTGAAAGATAAAAATATCATTACTGCTATTGGCTTTGCACATCTAGAGTTTGCAAGAAAAGTGATTTTTAGTCTAGGTTTGGAAGAAAATACGGACAACTATTTTAAAGAACAGAACGAGTATGCTGAAGAGGATTTGATATTTACTCTATCAGATGAAGAGTTTGATCAAGTGAAGCAGAGTATAGAAAACAGCCTCTAA
- the dnaJ gene encoding molecular chaperone DnaJ, with protein MNNTEFYDRLGVSKNASADEIKKAYRKLSKKYHPDINKEPGAEEKYKEVQEAYETLSDDQKRAAYDQYGAAGANGGFGGAGGFGGFDGAGGFGGFEDIFSSFFGGGGASRNPNAPRQGDDLQYRVNLTFEEAIFGAEKEVKYNREASCSTCNGSGAKPGTSPVTCGRCHGAGVINVDTQTPLGMMRRQVTCDVCHGRGKEIKDPCTTCHGTGHEKQAHSVHVKIPAGVETGQQIRLAGQGEAGFNGGPYGDLYVVVSVEASDKFEREGTTIFYNLNLNFVQAALGDTVDIPTVHGDVELVIPEGTQTGKKFRLRGKGAPSLRGGAVGDQYVTVNVVTPTGLNDRQKAALKEFAAAGDLKVNPKKKGFFDHIKDAFEGE; from the coding sequence ATGAACAATACTGAATTTTATGATCGTCTGGGGGTGTCAAAAAACGCTTCGGCAGACGAGATCAAAAAGGCTTATCGTAAGCTTTCGAAAAAATATCACCCAGATATCAACAAGGAGCCTGGTGCTGAGGAAAAGTACAAGGAAGTTCAGGAAGCTTATGAGACTTTGAGTGACGACCAAAAACGTGCTGCCTATGACCAATACGGTGCTGCTGGAGCCAACGGTGGTTTTGGTGGAGCTGGTGGTTTCGGCGGTTTCGATGGGGCAGGAGGCTTCGGTGGTTTTGAAGATATCTTCTCAAGTTTCTTCGGAGGAGGCGGTGCTTCACGCAATCCAAATGCTCCTCGTCAGGGGGATGACCTCCAATACCGTGTGAATTTGACCTTTGAAGAAGCTATTTTTGGAGCTGAAAAAGAGGTTAAATACAATCGTGAAGCAAGCTGTAGTACATGTAATGGTTCTGGTGCTAAGCCAGGAACAAGTCCAGTCACTTGTGGACGCTGTCATGGCGCTGGTGTCATTAACGTCGATACACAAACTCCTCTTGGTATGATGCGTCGTCAAGTAACCTGTGATGTCTGTCACGGTCGCGGAAAAGAAATCAAAGATCCATGTACAACATGTCACGGAACAGGGCATGAAAAACAAGCGCATAGCGTACATGTCAAAATTCCTGCTGGTGTGGAAACTGGTCAACAAATTCGCCTAGCTGGTCAAGGTGAGGCTGGATTTAACGGTGGACCTTATGGTGACTTGTATGTAGTGGTTTCTGTGGAAGCCAGCGACAAGTTTGAACGTGAAGGAACGACTATCTTCTATAATCTCAACCTCAACTTTGTCCAAGCGGCTCTTGGTGACACAGTGGATATCCCAACTGTTCACGGCGATGTTGAATTGGTTATCCCAGAGGGAACTCAGACTGGTAAGAAATTCCGTCTACGTGGCAAGGGAGCTCCGAGTCTTCGTGGTGGTGCAGTTGGTGACCAATACGTTACCGTTAATGTCGTGACTCCGACAGGCTTGAACGACCGCCAAAAAGCAGCCTTGAAAGAATTCGCAGCTGCAGGTGATTTAAAAGTCAATCCAAAGAAAAAAGGTTTCTTTGATCATATTAAAGATGCCTTTGAAGGAGAATAA